A single region of the Halobacterium wangiae genome encodes:
- a CDS encoding DUF7096 domain-containing protein, with the protein MSRVPPLLAALLLVVAGAAATLAAGGAVTAPVEPGDDPVVGVSENTTRVLLLTNADAAQFQSPNASVTDSLDAGYDDFDASLRIETVSERLDAAESQAAKRAILDNATTWAAERVASLREREQNARAAFAAGESSAREYVTQLGVIHAEAESLRNYLGRPTTDETLYAYAIIDDATRTRISHLRAQLATVQGPVRDRVADVVTGDRDSLRVHVAVGDGVMLSTIDGQYVRETYRPGNLDPEVANSVPDVRGIVQEFYPWVWNNSGGPSTRLLRGYAFESSVDHTHGRLVAYIDPTTERVFVERQWKSLSQHPVDVEATASANNTTMLVSRTYTGGPVQVRVENSTGAPVDATVALNGTEVGSTGPDGKLWLLSPAGEYAVAATFEDVELEVNVTARPAP; encoded by the coding sequence ATGTCCCGCGTCCCCCCGCTACTCGCCGCGCTCCTCCTCGTCGTCGCTGGCGCGGCAGCCACCCTCGCCGCCGGCGGGGCCGTCACGGCCCCCGTCGAACCCGGCGACGACCCGGTCGTCGGCGTCTCCGAGAACACCACTCGGGTGCTACTGTTGACGAACGCCGACGCCGCCCAGTTCCAGTCGCCGAACGCGTCGGTGACCGACTCGCTCGACGCCGGCTACGACGACTTCGACGCGTCGCTCCGGATCGAGACCGTCTCGGAGCGCCTCGACGCGGCCGAGAGCCAGGCCGCCAAGCGCGCTATCCTCGACAACGCCACCACGTGGGCGGCAGAGCGCGTCGCCTCGCTCCGCGAACGCGAGCAGAACGCCCGTGCGGCGTTCGCCGCCGGCGAAAGTAGCGCCCGGGAGTACGTCACGCAGCTGGGCGTGATCCACGCCGAAGCCGAGAGTCTGCGCAACTACCTCGGCCGCCCGACGACCGACGAGACGCTGTACGCGTACGCGATCATCGACGACGCTACCCGGACGCGAATCAGCCACCTCCGCGCACAGCTCGCGACCGTCCAAGGCCCCGTTCGCGACCGCGTCGCCGACGTCGTCACCGGCGACCGGGACAGCCTCCGGGTCCACGTCGCCGTGGGAGACGGCGTGATGCTCTCGACGATCGACGGCCAGTACGTCCGGGAGACCTACCGGCCGGGGAACCTCGACCCCGAGGTCGCGAACAGCGTCCCCGACGTCCGGGGCATCGTCCAGGAGTTCTACCCGTGGGTCTGGAACAACTCCGGCGGACCGTCGACCCGACTCCTCCGGGGCTACGCCTTCGAGTCGAGCGTCGACCACACGCACGGCCGCCTCGTGGCGTACATCGACCCGACGACCGAGCGGGTCTTCGTCGAACGCCAGTGGAAGTCCCTCTCGCAGCACCCGGTCGACGTCGAGGCGACCGCGTCGGCGAACAACACCACGATGCTCGTCTCGCGGACGTACACGGGTGGCCCCGTGCAGGTCAGGGTCGAGAACTCGACCGGTGCGCCCGTCGACGCGACGGTCGCCCTGAACGGAACGGAGGTCGGCTCTACCGGCCCCGACGGCAAGCTGTGGCTGCTTAGCCCCGCCGGCGAGTACGCGGTGGCGGCGACCTTCGAGGACGTCGAACTCGAAGTGAACGTGACGGCGCGACCCGCGCCGTAA
- a CDS encoding polyprenyl synthetase family protein, producing MEYVEARRAAIEERLEETVAAVEPPELGAELEHVVLAGGKRVRPTLTVLVCEAAGGDGEDALDFAVGVELVHNASLVVDDIIDQSDVRRGEPSAWAAFDYGPAIVASNGLLGEAFALFSRDPRAMECVTDALVDLGEGEAIELVDRPETEAEYMELARRKTGALFRAAAELGAIAANADGRTIEALGEYAERVGVAFQIRDDVLDATATPEDLGKPAGIDEAMDRPSIVRVTDRSPAELNALAEAEAERAMGALDSLDLPSGEAYDYLEYLAEFVVSRET from the coding sequence ATGGAGTACGTGGAGGCGCGGCGCGCGGCCATCGAGGAGCGCCTCGAGGAGACCGTCGCCGCGGTCGAGCCCCCGGAACTCGGCGCGGAACTCGAACACGTCGTGCTGGCGGGCGGGAAGCGCGTCCGGCCGACGCTCACGGTGCTCGTCTGTGAGGCCGCGGGCGGCGATGGCGAGGACGCCCTGGACTTCGCGGTCGGCGTCGAACTCGTCCACAACGCCTCGCTGGTCGTCGACGACATCATCGACCAGTCGGACGTCCGCCGCGGCGAGCCGAGCGCGTGGGCGGCCTTCGACTACGGCCCCGCCATCGTCGCGTCGAACGGCCTGCTCGGGGAGGCGTTCGCGCTGTTCTCGCGGGACCCCCGGGCGATGGAGTGTGTCACCGACGCGCTCGTCGACCTCGGCGAGGGCGAGGCCATCGAACTCGTCGACCGGCCGGAGACCGAGGCCGAGTACATGGAACTCGCGCGCCGGAAGACGGGGGCGCTGTTCCGCGCCGCTGCTGAGCTCGGTGCCATCGCGGCGAACGCCGACGGCCGCACGATAGAGGCGCTGGGCGAGTACGCCGAGCGCGTCGGCGTCGCGTTCCAGATCCGGGACGACGTGCTGGACGCGACGGCCACCCCCGAGGACCTGGGGAAGCCGGCGGGCATCGACGAGGCGATGGACCGCCCGAGCATCGTGCGCGTCACCGACCGCTCACCCGCGGAACTGAACGCGCTCGCGGAGGCCGAGGCCGAGCGCGCGATGGGAGCCCTCGACAGCCTCGACCTCCCCTCGGGCGAGGCCTACGACTACCTGGAGTACCTCGCGGAGTTCGTCGTCTCCCGGGAGACCTGA
- a CDS encoding DUF7345 domain-containing protein, whose amino-acid sequence MRQAALLVALVCVVAVPVAGAVGATGGQSAVQQDDLVTNGTEISIHLQPNGDARWNVSARYELDDENDTAAFGRVAERFKAGETDNGFSIGVFRAAAPQVSEQVGREMEIRDDHRTATQIDNANNSTGVLTLQFTWTNFTQVDNETLVVDSFAGSWFGDLRGGQTLTIRPPEGYDTQSVQPAHSTVGGAYQWVGPQAFEDGEPVAEFAVAGSGNSFTFDSVTMVLLGVGGAVVLLGGIVAWTYVRRQPPWSDTGDDELPASGEEAAAGATAGAAGSGTTSGDGGDAAIDPELLSDEERVERLLREHGGRMKQSKIVEETRWSTAKVSQLLSAMDDEGRIEKLRIGRENLISLPGEGVNDE is encoded by the coding sequence ATGCGACAGGCCGCCCTCCTCGTCGCCCTCGTCTGTGTTGTCGCCGTGCCGGTGGCCGGTGCGGTGGGAGCGACGGGTGGACAGTCGGCGGTCCAGCAGGACGACCTGGTGACGAACGGGACGGAGATCTCGATCCACCTCCAGCCGAACGGGGACGCCCGCTGGAACGTCTCCGCGAGGTACGAGCTGGACGACGAGAACGACACGGCGGCGTTCGGCCGCGTCGCCGAGCGATTCAAGGCCGGCGAGACGGACAACGGCTTCTCTATCGGCGTGTTCCGGGCGGCCGCGCCACAGGTGAGCGAGCAGGTCGGTCGCGAGATGGAGATCCGGGACGACCACCGGACCGCGACCCAGATCGACAACGCGAACAACTCCACGGGCGTGCTCACCCTCCAGTTCACGTGGACGAACTTCACCCAGGTGGACAACGAGACGCTGGTCGTGGACTCGTTCGCGGGGTCGTGGTTCGGCGACCTCCGCGGGGGCCAGACGCTCACGATCCGGCCGCCCGAGGGGTACGACACACAGAGCGTCCAGCCGGCACACAGCACGGTCGGCGGCGCCTACCAGTGGGTCGGCCCACAGGCGTTCGAGGACGGTGAGCCGGTCGCCGAGTTCGCGGTCGCGGGGTCGGGTAACAGCTTCACCTTCGACAGCGTGACGATGGTGCTGCTTGGCGTCGGAGGGGCCGTCGTGCTACTCGGCGGTATCGTGGCGTGGACGTACGTCCGACGGCAACCTCCGTGGTCCGACACCGGGGACGACGAGCTGCCGGCGAGTGGCGAGGAGGCGGCGGCCGGCGCAACAGCGGGCGCAGCCGGCTCGGGTACCACGAGCGGCGACGGCGGGGACGCCGCCATCGACCCCGAGCTACTGAGCGACGAGGAGCGCGTCGAGCGCCTGCTCCGCGAGCACGGTGGCCGGATGAAGCAGTCGAAGATCGTCGAGGAGACGCGGTGGTCGACGGCGAAGGTCTCGCAGTTGCTGTCAGCGATGGACGACGAGGGGCGCATCGAGAAGCTCCGCATCGGCCGGGAGAACCTCATCTCGCTGCCGGGCGAGGGCGTCAACGACGAGTAA
- a CDS encoding DNA polymerase sliding clamp: protein MTQNTATRASSTDSQTPTDPAFSAVVSADTLGTTLDALSVLVDECVVRTEDDGIAVDAMDPATVGMVSLSLDADAFEAYDAADTDLRLGIALDRLRDVVGIADSGQAVRLAFDAETRMLHVRVGELAYTLALVDPDAIRSPPDRVDLADQYTASATLPGAGFARAVDAAEMVADYLALGVEDDALYVRAEGDTDSIEVEFPSEDCAAFDAGPAHSLFSLDYLASVNRAVPTDRPVRLRFGEEAPVEAAFDIADGDGTVTFVVSPRMTVN, encoded by the coding sequence ATGACCCAGAACACGGCCACACGCGCTTCCTCGACCGACTCGCAGACGCCCACCGACCCCGCGTTCTCCGCCGTCGTCTCCGCGGACACGCTCGGCACCACCCTCGACGCCCTCTCGGTCCTCGTCGACGAGTGTGTCGTCCGCACCGAGGACGACGGCATCGCGGTCGACGCGATGGATCCGGCGACCGTCGGCATGGTGTCGCTGTCCCTCGACGCCGACGCCTTCGAGGCGTACGACGCGGCGGATACCGACCTCCGGCTCGGAATCGCCCTCGACCGCCTCCGCGACGTCGTCGGCATCGCCGACAGCGGGCAGGCCGTGCGCCTCGCGTTCGACGCCGAGACCAGGATGCTCCACGTCCGCGTCGGCGAACTCGCCTACACGCTCGCGCTCGTCGACCCCGACGCCATCCGCTCGCCACCGGACCGCGTCGACCTCGCGGACCAGTACACGGCGTCGGCTACGCTCCCCGGCGCGGGGTTCGCTCGCGCCGTCGACGCCGCCGAGATGGTCGCGGACTACCTCGCGCTCGGCGTCGAGGACGACGCGCTCTACGTCCGAGCGGAGGGCGACACCGACTCCATCGAAGTCGAGTTCCCGAGCGAGGACTGCGCGGCGTTCGACGCCGGCCCCGCACACTCGCTGTTCTCGCTGGACTACCTCGCGTCGGTGAACCGCGCCGTCCCCACCGACCGCCCTGTTCGCCTGCGCTTCGGCGAGGAGGCGCCCGTCGAGGCGGCGTTCGACATCGCCGACGGTGACGGCACTGTCACCTTCGTCGTCTCGCCGCGGATGACGGTGAACTGA
- a CDS encoding type IV pilin produces the protein MARGYAPVAVVLLLVVTVVAAAVVALALPELSAEPPPNRGVVAEATADGRVSLTLVSGPEITVGNLDVRVVVDGEPLDHQPPVPFFAARGFHGGPTGPFNVADDSTWRVGESTAFSVAATNDPALSAGADVEVELRVRGRPVAGASTTVEEQS, from the coding sequence GTGGCTCGCGGGTACGCTCCGGTCGCCGTCGTCCTCCTGCTCGTCGTCACGGTGGTCGCCGCCGCCGTCGTCGCGCTCGCACTCCCGGAGCTGTCGGCCGAACCACCGCCGAACCGCGGCGTCGTGGCCGAGGCGACCGCCGACGGCCGGGTGTCGCTGACGCTCGTCTCGGGGCCCGAGATAACCGTCGGGAACCTGGACGTGCGCGTCGTCGTCGACGGCGAGCCGCTGGACCACCAGCCGCCGGTGCCGTTCTTCGCGGCTCGCGGGTTCCACGGCGGCCCGACGGGACCGTTCAACGTCGCCGACGACTCGACGTGGCGGGTCGGCGAGTCCACGGCGTTCAGCGTCGCCGCCACGAACGACCCGGCGCTGTCTGCTGGCGCCGACGTCGAGGTGGAACTACGCGTCCGGGGCCGCCCGGTGGCCGGCGCGAGCACTACCGTCGAAGAACAGTCGTAG
- a CDS encoding methyltransferase domain-containing protein, which translates to MGVLENKSRARTFYKYLSKVYDRVNPFVWNEAMRDEALAMLDIDADDRVLDVGCGTGFGTEGLLEHTEHVYGLDQSPHQLQQAWKKLGKHDPVAFHFGDAERLPFKDGSFDVVWSSGSIEYWPNPVTGLRELRRIVEPGGQVLVVGPDYPNSAVFQKIADAIMLFYDEDEADRMFDEAGFVDVEHRVLQAKPGSPRAIATVARAPDQREGAD; encoded by the coding sequence ATGGGAGTCCTGGAGAACAAGTCGCGGGCCCGCACCTTCTACAAGTACCTCTCGAAGGTGTACGACCGCGTCAATCCGTTCGTCTGGAACGAGGCGATGCGCGACGAGGCGCTCGCGATGCTCGACATCGACGCCGACGACCGCGTCCTCGACGTCGGCTGTGGCACCGGTTTCGGCACCGAGGGGCTGCTCGAACACACCGAGCACGTCTACGGTCTCGACCAGAGCCCCCACCAGTTACAGCAGGCGTGGAAGAAACTCGGGAAGCACGACCCGGTGGCGTTCCACTTCGGCGACGCCGAGCGCCTGCCGTTCAAGGACGGGAGCTTCGACGTGGTCTGGTCATCGGGCTCCATCGAGTACTGGCCGAACCCCGTCACCGGCCTCCGAGAACTCCGGCGCATCGTCGAACCCGGCGGCCAGGTGCTCGTCGTCGGCCCCGACTACCCGAACTCGGCGGTGTTCCAGAAGATCGCCGACGCCATCATGCTGTTCTACGACGAGGACGAGGCCGACCGGATGTTCGACGAGGCCGGCTTCGTCGACGTCGAACACCGGGTGCTGCAGGCCAAGCCCGGCAGTCCGCGGGCCATCGCGACAGTGGCCCGCGCGCCCGACCAGCGTGAGGGCGCGGACTGA
- a CDS encoding acyl-CoA thioesterase/bile acid-CoA:amino acid N-acyltransferase family protein — protein MTTDDNSGTLAIDAPDRAPNDEPTPIRVTGAPPNATVDFDATLTAEDGVEWRSTATLTSDDDGVVDLATDAPDAGTWSGAEPMAWLWSMRPDDEDVRFPALGGPSYTVDLHAATEDDSATRTVTRVRWSDDVTARDVDRDGVAGTLYCPPGDGPHPGVVDLHGSAGRLSDDGARRLATEGFATLALHYAGEHDALPDELANVPLSYVDDAADWLRDQDAVAGEQFGGVGVSRGAELALLLGARRDWVGAVVSYSGSVPWDTPRDDPAWLDDGEVVPHLTAEEAPRFEDLDEEPVADVTPAVEETDGPVLLLSGGDDQVWNSRRLSEAVADRLREHEFPHDFEHRTYDDVGHLIGTPYAPLGGFGDETRQRATARAGEDAWPAVLDCLETGLRE, from the coding sequence ATGACAACAGACGACAACTCCGGCACGCTCGCCATCGACGCACCCGACCGCGCTCCCAACGACGAACCGACGCCCATCCGCGTCACCGGCGCACCACCGAACGCGACCGTCGACTTCGACGCTACACTCACCGCCGAAGACGGCGTCGAGTGGCGCTCTACGGCGACGCTCACCAGCGACGACGACGGCGTCGTCGACCTCGCGACCGACGCCCCCGACGCCGGCACCTGGTCCGGCGCCGAACCGATGGCGTGGCTCTGGTCGATGCGGCCCGACGACGAGGACGTTCGCTTCCCGGCACTCGGCGGCCCCAGCTACACGGTCGACCTCCACGCCGCGACCGAAGACGACAGCGCCACCCGCACCGTCACGCGCGTCCGGTGGAGCGACGACGTCACCGCACGCGACGTCGACCGCGACGGCGTCGCCGGCACGCTCTACTGCCCGCCGGGCGACGGCCCACACCCCGGCGTCGTCGACCTCCACGGCTCCGCCGGCAGGCTGTCCGACGACGGCGCTCGCCGCCTCGCGACCGAGGGGTTCGCCACGCTCGCACTCCACTACGCCGGCGAGCACGACGCGCTCCCCGACGAACTCGCGAACGTCCCACTGTCGTACGTCGACGACGCCGCCGACTGGCTCCGCGACCAGGACGCGGTCGCGGGCGAGCAGTTCGGCGGCGTCGGCGTCTCCCGCGGCGCCGAACTCGCGCTCCTCCTCGGCGCCCGCCGCGACTGGGTCGGCGCCGTCGTCTCCTACTCGGGGAGCGTCCCCTGGGACACCCCGCGCGACGACCCCGCCTGGCTCGACGACGGCGAGGTGGTCCCCCACCTCACCGCCGAGGAGGCGCCGCGCTTCGAGGACCTCGACGAGGAACCGGTCGCCGACGTGACGCCCGCCGTCGAGGAGACCGATGGCCCGGTTCTCCTGCTCTCCGGCGGCGACGACCAGGTGTGGAACTCCCGGCGGCTCTCCGAGGCCGTCGCCGACCGTCTCCGCGAACACGAGTTCCCGCACGACTTCGAGCATCGTACCTACGACGACGTCGGCCACCTGATCGGCACGCCGTACGCGCCGCTCGGCGGGTTCGGCGACGAGACGCGCCAGCGAGCCACCGCCAGAGCGGGCGAAGACGCCTGGCCGGCGGTGCTGGACTGTCTCGAAACGGGACTGCGCGAGTAA
- a CDS encoding electron transfer flavoprotein subunit alpha/FixB family protein has product MTVLAVADHRRGELRDVSFELLTAGRELADAADTELHVAVVSGETETFADELNREGVDAVHTVDYGEEFNHDVYAQAVTALTEDLDAEFLLVPNSVNGLDYAPAVATRLDRPYASDAVGLAYDGTLEVTREMYGSKVETTVDVTEGPYVVSIRSGEWPPAEGVGEAEISAFDFAPDEDAIGSTVRGFEEVGGGDVDISDADFLVSIGRGIEEEENLPLVEALVEATGATLSSSRPIVDNEWLPKNRQVGQSGKHVTPDVYLAIGISGAVQHVAGMKGAETIIAINTDPNAPIFDIADYGVVGDLFEVVPALIEEFGGEPPSV; this is encoded by the coding sequence ATGACCGTCCTGGCCGTCGCCGACCACCGCCGCGGCGAACTGCGCGACGTGAGCTTCGAACTGCTGACCGCGGGCCGCGAACTCGCCGACGCCGCCGACACGGAGCTCCACGTCGCCGTGGTCTCCGGCGAGACCGAGACGTTCGCCGACGAGTTGAACCGCGAGGGCGTCGACGCCGTCCACACCGTCGACTACGGCGAGGAGTTCAACCACGACGTGTACGCGCAGGCCGTCACCGCGCTCACGGAGGACCTCGACGCGGAGTTCCTGCTCGTCCCGAACAGCGTCAACGGCCTCGACTACGCGCCCGCCGTGGCGACGCGACTCGACCGCCCGTACGCCTCCGATGCGGTCGGCCTCGCCTACGACGGCACGCTCGAGGTCACCCGCGAGATGTACGGCTCGAAGGTCGAGACCACCGTCGACGTCACCGAGGGCCCCTACGTGGTGTCCATCCGGAGCGGCGAGTGGCCGCCCGCGGAGGGCGTCGGCGAGGCCGAGATCTCGGCGTTCGACTTCGCACCCGACGAGGACGCCATCGGCTCGACCGTGCGCGGCTTCGAGGAGGTCGGCGGCGGCGACGTCGACATCAGCGACGCGGACTTCCTCGTCTCCATCGGCCGCGGCATCGAGGAGGAGGAGAACCTCCCGCTCGTCGAGGCGCTGGTCGAGGCGACCGGCGCGACGCTCTCCTCCTCGCGGCCCATCGTGGACAACGAGTGGCTCCCGAAGAACCGGCAGGTCGGCCAGTCCGGCAAGCACGTCACGCCCGACGTCTACCTCGCCATCGGCATCTCGGGCGCCGTCCAGCACGTCGCCGGGATGAAGGGCGCCGAGACGATCATCGCCATCAACACGGACCCGAACGCGCCCATCTTCGACATCGCTGACTACGGCGTCGTCGGCGACCTCTTCGAGGTCGTCCCGGCACTCATCGAGGAGTTCGGCGGCGAACCACCGAGCGTCTGA
- the ahaH gene encoding ATP synthase archaeal subunit H, whose amino-acid sequence MPRAEVLEDIKSAESDADDIVAEAEGDREQRLSEARSRADEIRSDAEAEARELRDERLESAREDIEAERDRILEEGEAEREALRAQAEENVSDAVEFALERFTEAVHAQT is encoded by the coding sequence ATGCCAAGAGCAGAGGTTCTCGAAGACATCAAATCGGCAGAATCGGACGCCGACGACATCGTCGCGGAGGCCGAGGGGGACCGCGAGCAGCGGCTGTCCGAGGCCCGGTCGCGAGCCGATGAAATCCGCAGCGACGCGGAGGCGGAGGCTCGCGAACTGAGAGACGAACGGCTCGAATCGGCACGGGAAGACATCGAGGCCGAACGCGATCGCATCCTCGAGGAGGGCGAAGCCGAGCGCGAGGCGCTGCGGGCGCAGGCCGAGGAGAACGTCTCCGACGCGGTCGAGTTCGCCCTCGAACGGTTCACGGAGGCGGTACATGCTCAGACCTGA
- a CDS encoding V-type ATP synthase subunit I — protein MLRPEQMSKVSVAGSQRVLGDVIEATHDLDLVHLSDYDGSIEGFDVGDPLAGADEASDKLVTVRSLESILDVSPDDAGPTRIVSEEALETELEEIRVEVNDLDDQRTALEDDLRAVEERIDAVAPFADLGLDLDLLSGYDSLQVAVGHGDAGDIRAELDAADAVEAYEVFEGDETVGVFVYPSDDDPEALDDALVGVDFARLEIPDAEGRPEAYLDDLRAERRDVEADLEGVEDELDELRREHAGFLLAAEEKLTIDVQKTEVPLQFATTEHAFVAEGWIPTEEYSTFEDAIQTAVGEHAAVEELEVADYEPEEHHQPSDEEAAQAAEDGDAPAAAADGGTTVEFQGDDSPPVVQDNPGPVRPFEALTEVINRPKYTEIDPTIVLFLTFPAFYGFMIGDLGYGILYTAIGYWLYAGFDSDMINKLGGVAMLAGIATGIFGVLYGEFFGLHLITEYLWTGVVGLEDAPLKKGLHVGAFASLWLTLSLVAGALHLVVAYVFGIVNESRAHGLKTAMTESGAKLMLMAGVTVWLFSTHVQGEGGPRPEFLYEVAEFSPEVGIAALVVALVGLVLLTIGEGAVGFVESPTYALVHTVSYTRLAAVLLAKAAMAYVVNLLVFGAYEEVPADAGEQIDYLFGLWTIEVPEHATHFMLDGVSHGEVLFPGLLWQGPAGILGGIIVLVAGHALVLGLGVTSAGLQSLRLEYVEFFNKFYEGGGEKYNPFGYQRNYTTED, from the coding sequence ATGCTCAGACCTGAGCAGATGAGCAAGGTCTCGGTGGCGGGCTCCCAGCGCGTGCTGGGCGACGTCATCGAGGCCACCCACGACCTCGACCTGGTCCACCTCTCGGACTACGACGGTTCCATCGAGGGGTTCGACGTCGGCGACCCGCTCGCGGGCGCCGACGAAGCGTCGGACAAGCTCGTCACCGTCCGCTCGCTGGAGTCCATCCTGGACGTCTCCCCGGACGACGCGGGACCGACCCGCATCGTCAGCGAGGAGGCCCTCGAGACGGAACTCGAGGAGATCCGCGTCGAGGTGAACGACCTCGACGACCAGCGCACCGCACTGGAGGACGACCTCCGGGCGGTCGAGGAGCGCATCGACGCCGTCGCGCCGTTCGCCGACCTCGGACTCGACCTCGACCTGCTGTCGGGCTACGACAGCCTGCAGGTCGCCGTCGGCCACGGCGACGCCGGGGACATCCGAGCGGAACTGGACGCCGCGGACGCCGTCGAGGCGTACGAGGTGTTCGAGGGGGACGAGACGGTCGGCGTCTTCGTCTACCCGAGCGACGACGACCCGGAGGCGCTCGACGACGCGCTCGTCGGCGTCGACTTCGCCCGACTGGAGATCCCCGACGCGGAGGGACGCCCCGAGGCGTACCTCGACGACCTGCGCGCCGAGCGCCGGGACGTCGAGGCGGACCTCGAAGGCGTCGAGGACGAACTCGACGAGCTCCGGCGGGAGCACGCCGGCTTCCTGCTGGCCGCCGAGGAGAAACTCACCATCGACGTCCAGAAGACCGAGGTGCCACTCCAGTTCGCGACGACGGAGCACGCGTTCGTCGCCGAGGGCTGGATCCCCACCGAGGAGTACTCGACGTTCGAGGACGCGATCCAGACCGCGGTCGGCGAGCACGCCGCCGTGGAGGAACTCGAAGTTGCGGACTACGAACCGGAGGAGCACCACCAGCCCTCGGACGAGGAGGCCGCGCAGGCCGCCGAGGACGGTGACGCTCCGGCTGCCGCCGCGGACGGCGGCACCACCGTCGAGTTCCAGGGTGACGACAGCCCGCCGGTCGTCCAGGACAACCCCGGTCCGGTGCGCCCGTTCGAGGCGCTCACCGAGGTCATCAACCGGCCGAAGTACACCGAGATCGACCCGACGATCGTCCTGTTCCTGACGTTCCCCGCCTTCTACGGCTTCATGATCGGGGACCTCGGGTACGGCATCCTGTACACGGCCATCGGCTACTGGCTGTACGCGGGCTTCGACAGCGACATGATCAACAAGCTCGGTGGCGTGGCGATGCTCGCCGGCATCGCGACGGGCATCTTCGGCGTGCTGTACGGCGAGTTCTTCGGTCTCCACCTCATCACCGAGTACCTGTGGACCGGCGTCGTCGGCCTCGAGGACGCGCCGCTGAAGAAGGGGCTGCACGTCGGCGCCTTCGCGAGCCTGTGGCTGACGCTCAGCCTCGTCGCGGGCGCACTCCACCTGGTCGTCGCCTACGTGTTCGGCATCGTCAACGAGAGCCGTGCACACGGCCTGAAGACGGCCATGACGGAGTCCGGTGCGAAGCTCATGCTGATGGCCGGCGTCACCGTCTGGCTGTTCAGCACGCACGTGCAGGGCGAGGGCGGTCCTCGCCCCGAGTTCCTTTACGAGGTCGCGGAGTTCTCCCCGGAAGTCGGGATCGCCGCCCTCGTCGTGGCGCTCGTCGGCCTCGTGCTCCTCACCATCGGCGAGGGCGCGGTCGGGTTCGTCGAGAGCCCGACGTACGCCCTCGTCCACACGGTGTCGTACACGCGGCTCGCGGCAGTGCTCCTCGCCAAGGCGGCGATGGCGTACGTCGTGAACCTGCTCGTGTTCGGCGCCTACGAGGAGGTGCCCGCTGACGCGGGCGAACAGATCGATTACCTGTTCGGGCTGTGGACCATCGAGGTGCCCGAACACGCGACTCACTTCATGCTGGACGGCGTCTCGCACGGCGAGGTGCTGTTCCCCGGTCTGCTCTGGCAGGGTCCCGCCGGCATCCTCGGCGGCATCATCGTGCTGGTCGCAGGCCACGCTCTCGTACTTGGGCTGGGCGTCACATCGGCCGGCTTACAGTCTCTACGCCTCGAATACGTGGAGTTCTTTAACAAGTTTTATGAGGGCGGTGGCGAGAAGTACAACCCGTTCGGTTACCAGCGAAACTACACCACTGAGGACTAA